A part of Streptomyces sp. NBC_01235 genomic DNA contains:
- a CDS encoding ABC transporter permease — MSMTQHAEPAVTTPPAPGRKDSDGRTARRSLAIRLLARPEVGVFLGAVAVYVFFLITAPPVRDGSSMANILYQSSTIGIMALPVALLMIGGEFDLSAGVAVITSALTASMLSYQLTMNVWVGVVVALLVSLAVGFFNGWMVVKTGLPSFLITLGTFLILQGVNLAVTKLVTTNVATDDISDMDGFGQARKVFASSFDVGGVQVKITIVYWLVFAAIATWVLLRTKYGNWIFAVGGNKESARAVGVPVAFTKISLFMLVGFGAWFVGMHQLFTFNTVQSGEGVGQELIYISAAVIGGCLLTGGAGSAIGPVFGAFMFGMVQQGIVYAGWNPDWFKAFLGVMLLGAVLINLWVSRTATRR; from the coding sequence ATGAGCATGACCCAGCATGCCGAGCCGGCGGTGACCACACCGCCGGCCCCCGGCCGCAAGGACAGCGACGGCCGGACCGCTCGACGTTCCCTGGCCATACGGCTGTTGGCGCGCCCCGAGGTGGGCGTGTTCCTCGGTGCCGTCGCGGTGTACGTGTTCTTCCTGATCACCGCGCCGCCGGTGCGTGACGGCAGCTCGATGGCCAACATCCTGTACCAGTCGTCGACGATCGGGATCATGGCCCTGCCGGTCGCGCTGCTGATGATCGGCGGCGAGTTCGACCTCTCGGCCGGTGTCGCCGTCATCACCTCGGCGCTCACCGCGAGCATGCTCAGCTACCAACTGACCATGAACGTCTGGGTCGGTGTGGTCGTCGCGCTCCTGGTGTCCCTCGCCGTCGGCTTCTTCAACGGCTGGATGGTGGTCAAGACCGGACTGCCGAGCTTCCTGATCACCCTGGGCACCTTCCTGATCCTGCAGGGCGTCAACCTCGCGGTGACCAAGCTGGTGACCACCAACGTGGCCACCGACGACATCAGCGACATGGACGGCTTCGGCCAGGCCAGGAAGGTCTTCGCGTCGTCCTTCGACGTCGGCGGCGTCCAGGTGAAGATCACCATCGTGTACTGGCTGGTCTTCGCGGCCATCGCCACCTGGGTGCTGCTGCGCACGAAGTACGGCAACTGGATCTTCGCGGTCGGCGGCAACAAGGAGAGCGCGCGGGCGGTCGGCGTGCCCGTGGCCTTCACGAAGATCTCGCTGTTCATGCTGGTCGGCTTCGGTGCCTGGTTCGTCGGCATGCACCAGTTGTTCACGTTCAACACCGTGCAGTCCGGCGAGGGCGTCGGCCAGGAGTTGATCTACATCTCCGCGGCGGTGATCGGCGGCTGTCTGCTGACCGGCGGCGCCGGCAGCGCGATCGGCCCGGTCTTCGGCGCGTTCATGTTCGGCATGGTGCAGCAGGGCATCGTCTACGCCGGCTGGAACCCCGACTGGTTCAAGGCCTTCCTCGGCGTGATGCTCCTCGGCGCCGTCCTGATCAATCTGTGGGTCAGCCGCACGGCGACCCGGAGGTGA